The DNA sequence GCGCGGCGATCTGCTGCAGAAATGCCCGCGCGGGCGGCGACGCGCTCGCCGAGACGGCCACACCGAGGTGGCGGACCGTCCGCGGTGTCAGCGGACGCACCACCACTCCGCTGGGCAGCTCGGGCAGCCCGGCGCTGGGCAGGATGCTCACGCCGAGGCCCGCGTGCACCATCTGCAGTACCGCCGACATGTTGCGAGCTTCGAAGGCGATGTCGAAGTCGACGCCGACCCGTCGCGCCACGGGCATGAAGACCTCGGCGCATCCACCGGTCGAGAGGATGAACGGCTCCTTGGCCAGTTCGGCGTAGTCGACCTCGCGCCATCCGGCCAGCCGGTTGTCGGCCGGCAGTACGGCCACCATGTCCTGCTCGCCGAGCACCGCCGAGTCGAGCCCTTTGACGGGCAGACTCACGACACCGGCTTCGGCGGCACCCTGATCCAGCCAGTCGCGCACCTCCTGCTCACTGCCCTCGAGGAGCCGGACCGTCACGGCCGGATGCTGATCGGTGAAGCGGCGCAGCTCAGAGGCGACGAGCCGGGTGGTGACACTCGGCAGGCTGGCCAGACTCAGCGTCCCCGTCACCTCGCCGGCCATGGCCGCCGCCTCCGTGCGCAGCAACGTCAAGTGGCGCAACGCCTCCCGTGCATGCGGCAGCGCGCGGACCCCCGCCTCGGTCAGCGACGGATGACCACCGCCGCGAACAAGCAGCGTCAAGCCCAGTTCCCGCTCGAGCGCGGCCACCGCGCGGCTCACCGCAGGTTGCGGCATCCCGAGCCGGAGACCGGCCGCGGTGAAGCCACCCTCGTCGACGACCGTCACGAACGACTTCAGTTGCAGCGACGTCGGCATCGGCACTCCTCCCATGCGGTGAGTGACATACCTGTATATCGGCGACGGTATGCGATTTAGTCCCGCCGGAGCGTTGAGGTGAGTGCCAACCACGATTCACCAAGGAGGACACCATGTCACCACGACGAGTTCTGATCACCGGCGCGTCGAAAGGGATCGGGCGTGCCGTCGCCGACCGGGTGGCCGCGGCGGGCAACATCCCGGTCGGTCTGGCACGCACCAGACCCGCCACCTTCCCGGGCGAGTTCCACGAGGTCGACCTCGCCGACCGTGCGGCCACCGCCGACGTCCTCGCCGCGGTGATCGAGTCGGGGCCGCTCGATGCCGTGGTCAACAACGTCGGGTTCGTGCGGTTCGGCCGGATCGGGTCGATCGATCTGGATCACCTGTTCGACACCTACGACCTCAACGTGCGCGTCGCCGTGCAGGTCGTGCAGGCGGCGCTGCCCGGAATGCTGGCCACGGGATGGGGCCGCATCGTCAACGTCACCAGCCTGACGACCCTCGGCACGCCGGAACGCACACCGTACGCGGCGGCCAAGGCGGCACTGGAGGCATGCACCCGGATCTGGGCGGCGGAGCTGGCCGGAACCGGCATCACGGTGAACGCCGTCGCGCCGGGGCCCACCGAGACAGCGATGTACCGGGAGCGCAGCCCGATCGGCTCCGAGCGCGAAATCCGTTTCCTGCAGAGCATTCCGCTCGGCCGCGTCGGGGAACCCCGAGAGATCGCCCACGCCATCAGCGCCCTGCTCGACGAGGACGCCGGTTACATCACCGGCCAGGTCATCCGGGTCGACGGCGGGGGGAGCCTGGCGGCATGAGCAGCGCGACGATGAATCTCGGACTGCGTCTGCCGCAGCGGCTGGGAGTGGATCTGCGACACGACGTCGTCGACGCCGCCAGAACTGCCGAGGCGGCCGGATACGCCAGCGTGTGGACCTATGAACGGTTGCTCTTCCCGGAAAAGCCCGTCGAACCGTATGTCGAGCAGCCCAACGTGCCGTGGCCGGAGCACTCGCGCCAGGCCGCCGACCCGCTGGCGGTCCTGACAGCGGCGGCGGTGGCTACCGAGAAGGTGCGCCTGGGAGTGGCCCTCCTGGTCGCCGCACTGCACACCCCGGTCCAGCTGGCGAAGGCGCTGGCGACCGTGGACCAGATCAGCGGCGGTCGGGTGATCGCGGGTATGGGCACCGGCTGGTCCACCGACGAGTTCCGGGCCGCCGGCGCCGCTCGCGCCGATCGCGCCCGCTTCCTCGACGAGACGCTGGACGTCTTCGGCGCGGTGTGGGGGCCGGACCCGGTGACGTTTTGCAGCCCACGCGTCGTCATCGACAACGCGGCGGTCCTGCCCAAGCCGGTGTCGACGATTCCCGTGCTGCTCGGCGGCGGTGCCCGCGCAGGTTCGAAGGCGTTGCGGCGCATCGCCGAACGCGCCGACGGCTGGTTGCCGGTGCTGAGCACACCCGGCAAAGCCGGCGCCGCGGAGCTGCGGGCGGGCTGGGAGCGCATCCGGGAAGCCGCCGCGGAGTACGGCAGGGACCCGAGCCGGATGACCATGGTCGTGGTCGGAAACGTCACGTTCACCGACCGTCCGGCCGGAGCGGACCGGCCGGCGTTCGTCGGCAGCCTCGACCAGATCATGGACGACATCGCGGCCGCGGCTGAGGCCGGTGCGGACGAGCTCATCGTCGACCTCAATCTGCAGGACTGGTTCACCAGCACGCCGCAGATGCTCGAGACGGCGGTGGAGATCCGGGAACGGGTCGCCGCGTGGTGAACCGGCGCGCTAGCGGTCGATCTGCGCGCGGTTGCGTGCGGTCACGCTGTCGAATCGTGCACCCAGCTCCGAGAAGTCGCGGGTCTGCGATCCGGCGATGTCCTGTTCGGCGGCCAGGGCAGGGGAGATGACCGCGTCGGTGCCGCGGCGGTAGATCTCCTTGAGGCCGGCCATGGTGGCGGAGGGTATCTCGGCGATCTGGCCGGCCAGATCGATCGCGCGGTCGAGGAGCCGGTCGTGTGCCACCACTTCGGTCACCAGGCCGATGCGCTCGGCCCGCGCCGCGTCGACCACCTCACCGGTCATCGACAGCCGACGTGCCATCGCGGCGCCCACTACCTGCGGCAGCCGCGCGGTCATCCCGCCGCCGGGCAGGATGCCGACGCGCGCATGGGTGTCGGCGAACACCGCACGCTGCGAGGCGATCAGGAAGTCACAGCCCAGCGCCATCTCGAGGCCGCCGGTGAAGACGGCGCCGTTGACCGCCCCGATGATCGGTGTGCGCATCTCGGCGACCCGGGCGATGCAGCTCTGCGTGCGGAACTCGGCGAAGTACCGCGCGCCGTCGCGGGCGGCCTCCTTGAGATCCACACCCGCGCAGAAGGCCGGGTCCGTGCCGGTGAGTACCACCGCGCGCACCGCCTCGTCGTCGTCGGCCTCCGACAGCGCCGTGTACAGCGCCCGGATCAGGTCGCGACTGAGCGCATTGCGCGCGTCGGGCCGGTTCATGGTCAGCAGCCGCACGGGGCCTTGGTCGGCCACCAGGACGAGTGACGTCATGGCCACCCCTCCCGTCGAAATCGACGTTCTGCCGGCATCTACCCGCACTTTCTCGCCCGTGTGTTCGTTTCGGCGAACAGACGCTAACGCAGGAACAGGTCGGCGCGGTCGGCGAGGTCGAGCAGCGGTTGCGGCAGCGCCCCCAGCGCGAGCGTCACCGCGGCGGTGACGGTGACGGCCGCGGTCGTCAATCCACCGGGTGCGACCACCTCCGGTGCGTCGGCCGGTGGGTCGGTGAAGAACATCAACACGATCACCCGCACGTAGAAGTAGGCGGCGACCGCGCTGGCGATCACCCCGACCACCACCAGCGGTATCGCACCACCTTCACCGGCCGCCTTGAATACCGCGAACTTGCTGACGAAGCCACTGGTCAGCGGAATCCCGGCAAACGCGAGCAGAAACAGCGAGAACACCGCGCCCACAAGCGGACTGCGTCTGCCGAGCCCGGCCCACCGGGCCATCGCCGTCTCCTCCTGTCCGTCGGCGTCACGCACCAGGCCGACGACCGCGAACGCGCCGACCGTGGAGAACCCGTAGGCGAACAGATAGAACAGAACCGACGACAGACCGGGCCGGTTCTCGGCGATCACACCGGTGAGGATGAAACCGGAGTGGGCGATCGCCGAGTACGCGAGCATCCTCTTGACGTCGGTCTGCGTCACCGCCGTCACCGTGCCGACCACCATGGTCAGGATCGCGACCGCCCACAGCACCGGCCGCCACTCCGCTCGGAGTTCCGGCAACGCCACGTAGAAGATCCGCAGCAGCGCCCCGAACGCCGCGATCTTGGTGGCCGCCGCCATGAACGCGGTCACCGGAGTCGGGGCGCCCTGGTAGACGTCGGGGATCCACGAGTGAAACGGTGCGGCGCCGACCTTGAACAGCAGACCGACCAGGATCAGCCCGGCGCCGGTCAACGCCAGCGAGGTCTTGCCCGTGCCGCCGGCGACCACGGCCGCGATCCCGCGAAGGTCGAGAGTGCCGGCGTAGCCGTAGAGCATCGCCGCGCCGTAGAGGAAGAAGGCCGACGAGAACGCGCCCAGCAGGAAGTACTTGAGCGCGGCCTCCTGGGAGAGCAGACGCCGCCGCCGGGCCAGCCCGCACAGCAGGTACAGCGGCAGCGACAGCACCTCGAGTGCGATGAACATCGTGAGCAGATCGTCGGCGGCGGGGAACAACAGCATGCCGGTGACCGCGAACATCGTCAGAGGAAACACCTCGGTCTGCACCGCCCCGGCACGGGTGGCCACCCGTTCGGCGACACTGCCCGGCACCGCGGAGGCCTGCGGCGTGAACGCGTCGAGTCCCGCAGCGGGAGAGTCGGTTCCGGTGTCCGTCGCGATCCGGCGTTCGGCGATGAGCAGGATGCCGAGGACGGCGACGAGCAGGATGGTGCCCTGCAGGAACAGCGCGGGTCGGTCGATCACCACCGACCCCATCACCGCGGGCCTGCCGACCTCGTCGGAGAGCCGCGGACCCAGCACGACGACGGCGACGAGTGCGGCGACGATCGCCCCGAGCGCGAGCGTGACCTGGGCCGCGTACCGGCTGCGCCGCGGCAGGAACGCCTCGATCACCACTCCGGCGATCGCGGCGCCCACCACGATCAGCATCGGGGAGATCAGGCTGTATTCGACGGTGGGGGTGGGAATCACGGTGCTGCTCCCTCGCCGTCGGCCAGTGTCGGCGCCGGATCGCGCTGGTCGATGGTGGTCAGCGTGTGCCCGACCGCGGGATCGATGACGTCGAGCGCCGGTTTCGGATAGACGCCCAGGACGAGCAGCAGCACGATCAGGGGTACCACGACGGCCAGTTCCCGGGGCACCAGATCGCGCAGCCGTTCGTTGCCGTCGGTCACCGGCCCGGTCATCATCCGCTGGTACATCCACAGTACGTAGATCGCCGAGAGGACCAGTGCGGTGGCCGCGAGCACGGCCAGAACCGGATAACGCGTGAATGTGCCGATCAGCACCAGGAATTCGCTGATGAACGGCGCCAGCCCCGGCAGCGACAGCGTGGCCAGGCCCGCCACGAGGAACGTGCCCGCCAGCACGGGCGCCACCTTCTGCACCCCGCCGTAGGAGGCGATGAGCCGCGAACCGCGGCGCGACACGAGGAATCCGGCGATCAGGAACAGCGCCGCGGTGGAGATGCCGTGGTTGACCATGTACAGCGCCGACCCGGACTGGCCCTGGCTGGTCATCACGAAGATACCGAGGATGATGAACCCGAAGTGGGAGATCGACGTGTAGGCGATCAGCCGCATCACGTCGGTCTGGCCGATCGCGACGACCGCACCGTAGACGATGCCGACCACCGCGAGCGTGATGATCAGCGGCCGGAACAGCGTTGCGGCGTCGGGGAACAGCTGCAGGCAGTAGCGCAGCATGCCGAACGTGCCGACCTTGTCCATCACCGCCATCATCAGCACAGCGCTGGCGGGGGTGGCCTCGACGGCGGCGTCGGGCAGCCAGCGGTGCAGCGGCCACAACGGTGCCTTCACCGCGAACGCGAACATGAACCCCGCGAACATCAGGTTGAGCACCGCGGGATTCACGACGAAATCCCCGGCGGAGACGGCGGCCACGATCGCGCGGAAGTCGAAGGTGCCGCCGGCGAACGCGTCGCTGCCGGCGGTCGTGACGTACAGCCCGATCACCGCCGCGAGCATGATGAGCCCGCCGAACAGGTTGTACAGCAGGAACTTCACGGCGGCCTTCGACGACGCCGCGCGGTCGCCGCCGAACCCGCCGATCAGGAAGTACATCGGGATCAGCATCGCTTCGAAGAACACGTAGAACAGCAGCACGTCGAGCGCCACCAGCGACATGAACACCATGCCCTCGACGACCAGCGTCAGCGCGAGGTAGGTGTGCACCGAGCGGCGCTGCGGTGCGCCGTCGGCGTCGTTCCATCCGGCGACGATCAGGATCGGCACGAGCACCGCGGTCAGCGCGATCAGTGCCAGCGCGATACCGTCGACGCCCAGGATGTAGCCGGTGCCGAACGACGGTATCCAGCGCCGGGATTCGACGAACTGGAACTGCTCACCGGTGGGATCGAACCCGACGGCGACGACCCCGGTGACCGTGAGGGCCAGCACCGACACGACGAGCGCCACCCACTTCGCCAGGACGCGTGAGGGCGCCAGCATCACCACGCCGGCACCGACGATCGGCAGGGCCCACAACACGCTCAGCCACGGGATCACCACAGGTTCACCGCCAGGATCGCTGCGACGACGAGTGCCGCGCCGCCGAACATGCCCAGCGCGTAGGACCGGGCGAAACCGGTTTGCAGTCGGCGCATTCCGTTCGACGCCCGGGACACCAGCGCGGCGAGTCCGGTCGCGGCGCCGTCGACGGCTGTGTCGTCGACGCGCACCACCGCTGCGGTGAGCGCCTGACCGGGCCGCATGAACACCTTCTCGTTGACCGCGTCGCCGTAGAGGTCGCGTCGCGCCGCGACGGTCAGCGCAGAACCGGCGGGCACCTCGGCGGGGATCGGGCGCGTAGCGTACATGCGGTACGCGATCGCGATACCGACCGCGACGACCGACAGGATCAGCACGGTGGCAACGACCACCGGAACCGCGTGCGCCTCCTCGTGGGTGCCGACCACCGGTTCCAGCCAGTGCGACAGCGTCCCCCCGATCGCCAGCAGTCCGCCCGACGCCACCGACCCGACGGCCAGCACGACCATGGGCGCGGTCATCACGACAGGTGCCTCGTGGGGGCTCGCCCCGGCCGCCCAGCGCTTCTCGCCGAAGAACGTCATCAGCATCACGCGCGTCATGTAGAACGCCGTGATGCCGGCGCCGAGGATGGCCGCGCCGCCCAAAACCCAGCCCTTGACCCCACCGGCGCCCAACGCGGCTTCGATGATGCCGTCCTTGGAGAAGAAGCCGGCCAGCGGCGGCACCCCGATGATGGCGAGGTAGCCGAGCCCGAACGTGGCGAACGTGATCGGCAGTGCCTTGCGCAGGCCGCCGTACCGGCGCATGTTCACCTCGTCGTTCATGGCGTGCATGACGGATCCGGCGCCGAGGAACAGGCCGGCCTTGAAGAACCCGTGGGTCAGCAGGTGCATGATCGCAAACGCGTATCCGGCCGGGCCCAGGCCGGCGGCCAGCACCATGTAACCGATCTGGCTCATGGTGGAGGCGGCGAGCGCCTTCTTGATGTCGTCCTTGGCGCAGCCGATGATCGCGCCGAACAGCAGCGTGACGGTGCCGACGATCACGACGGCCAGTTGCGCGGTCGGCGCCAGGTCGAACACGGGCCCCGAGCGCACGATCAGATACACCCCGGCGGTGACCATCGTGGCGGCGTGGATGAGCGCCGACACCGGCGTGGGCCCCTCCATCGCATCACCCAGCCAGGACTGCAACGGCACCTGGGCGGATTTCCCGCAGGCGCCGAGGAGCAGCAGCAGACCGATCGCGGTGAGCGTTCCCTCGCCCAGTTCCGCTGCGGCGCCGAACACCCCGGCGAACGACACCGAGCCGACGGTGGCGAACATGATCATCAGCGCGATCGCCAACCCCATGTCACCGACGCGGTTGACGACGAAGGCCTTCTTGGCCGCGGTGGCGGCCGACGGCTTGTGCGACCAGAACCCGATCAGCAGATAGGACGCCAGCCCGACGCCCTCCCAGCCCAGGTAGAGGCCGAGGTAGTTGTCGGCGAGCACCAGAAGCAGCATCGCGGCCAGGAACAGGTTGAGATACGCGAAGAATCGCCGGCGTCCTGGATCGTCGGCCATGTACCCGATCGAGTAGATGTGGATGAGTGAACCGACTCCGGTGATCAGCAGGACGAAGCACATCGAGAGTTGGTCGAGTTGCAGGCCGAAGTCGACCTGCAGCGCGCCGACCGGCACCCAGGAGAACAGGGTCTCGTGGACGGCGCGGTCTTCGGCGGGGCGGCCGAGCATGCCGGCGAACAGAGCAGCGCCCACCACGAACGACGCGACAGCGGCGGCGGTCCCCAGCAGATGTCCCCACCGGTCGGAGCGGTGCCCGGCGAGCAGCAGGACCACCGCGCCGGCCAGGGGAAGCGCGATCAGCAGCCACACCGTCATCGATGCCTCACTGCATTCTCTTCTTCGCGCGAGCGCTCATCAGTGCCTTCTCTTCTTCGCGCGAGCGCTCATCAGTGCCTCAGCAGGTTGGCGTCGTCGACCGAGGCCGACCGGCGGGTCCGGTAGATGGTCATGATGATGGCCAGCCCGATCACCACCTCGCAGGCGGCGACGACCATGGTGAAGAACGCCACCACCTGGCCGTCGAGCTGGCCGTGCATGCGGGAGAACGCCACGAACGCGAGGTTGCCCGCGTTGAGCATCAGCTCCACGCACATGAACACCACGATGACGTTGCGCCGCAGCAGGACTCCGGCCGCGCCGATGGTGAACAGCAATGCCGACAGGTACAGGTAGTTGTCGGGGTTCACGAGCGGCCGTTCCTTCCGTTGGCCGACGGCGGCACCTCACGCGGGTGCAGGATCGTGCTGACCGACGATGTCGCTCCGCTGCCGTCGGGCAGCCGGCCCGGCATGTCAACCGCGTTGTGACGCGCATACACACCGGGATTCGGCATCGGCGTGGGGCGCCCGCCGTTACGGAACCGTTCGACGGACAGCTCCCGCTGGGTCTTGCGGTGTTCGAAGCGCTCCCGGTGGGCGAGGACCATGGCGCCGAGCGCGGCGGTGATCAACAGCGCGCCGGTCAGTTCGAACGCCCACAGGTAGCGGGTGAAGATCAACTCCGCCAGGCCCTCCACATTGCCGCCGCTGTTGGCGTCCGGCAGGCCGGCGAAACCCGCCACCGACACCGTGCCGATGCCCGCGATCAACAGCACGCCGAATCCGATGCCGACGACGATGGCCGCGATGCGCTGGCCCCGGATCGTCTCCACGAGCGACTCCGAGGAATCCACCCCGACGAGCATCAGCACGAACAGGAACAGCATCATCACCGCGCCGGTGTAGACCACCACCTGCACCACGCCGAGGAACAGCGCCTCCTGGGCGATGTAGAGCACCGCCAGCGCGATCATCGTGCCTGCCAGAAAGATCGCCGAGTACACCGCCTTGGTTGCGGCCACCACGCCGACCGCTCCGAGCAGCGCGATGCCGCCCACGATCCAGAACACCACTGCCTCGCTGGTGGACGTGCGCACCGCGCCGTCCGCCGCGAGCATCACCAGGTCCGCGCTCATCTGGCGTCCTCGGTCATCGGCCCGATCCGGCCGAGGTAGTAGTCGTCGTCGGTGGCGCCCTCGGCCATCGGATGCGGTGGTGCCTGCATCCCCTCCCGCAGCGGTGCGAGCAGTTTGTCCTTGCCCCAGATCAGGTCGGCGCGGTTGTCGTCGGCCATCTCGTAGTCGTTGGTCATGGTCAGTGCCCGTGTCGGGCAGGCCTCGATGCACAGGCCGCAGCCGATGCAGCGCAGGTAGTTGATCTGGTAGACGCGGCCGTAGCGTTCACCGGGTGAATAGCGTTCGTCCGCGGTGTTGTCGGCGCCCTCGACGTAGATGGCGTCGGCCGGGCACGCCCAGGCGCACAGTTCGCAACCGATGCACTTCTCGAGGCCGTCGGGATACCGGTTGAGCTGATGGCGGCCGTGGTATCGGGGGGCCACGGGGCCGGGTTTCTCC is a window from the Mycolicibacterium litorale genome containing:
- the nuoI gene encoding NADH-quinone oxidoreductase subunit NuoI, which encodes MPKLWDAVAGFAVTFGTLFKKPITEEYPEKPGPVAPRYHGRHQLNRYPDGLEKCIGCELCAWACPADAIYVEGADNTADERYSPGERYGRVYQINYLRCIGCGLCIEACPTRALTMTNDYEMADDNRADLIWGKDKLLAPLREGMQAPPHPMAEGATDDDYYLGRIGPMTEDAR
- the nuoN gene encoding NADH-quinone oxidoreductase subunit NuoN yields the protein MLIVVGAAIAGVVIEAFLPRRSRYAAQVTLALGAIVAALVAVVVLGPRLSDEVGRPAVMGSVVIDRPALFLQGTILLVAVLGILLIAERRIATDTGTDSPAAGLDAFTPQASAVPGSVAERVATRAGAVQTEVFPLTMFAVTGMLLFPAADDLLTMFIALEVLSLPLYLLCGLARRRRLLSQEAALKYFLLGAFSSAFFLYGAAMLYGYAGTLDLRGIAAVVAGGTGKTSLALTGAGLILVGLLFKVGAAPFHSWIPDVYQGAPTPVTAFMAAATKIAAFGALLRIFYVALPELRAEWRPVLWAVAILTMVVGTVTAVTQTDVKRMLAYSAIAHSGFILTGVIAENRPGLSSVLFYLFAYGFSTVGAFAVVGLVRDADGQEETAMARWAGLGRRSPLVGAVFSLFLLAFAGIPLTSGFVSKFAVFKAAGEGGAIPLVVVGVIASAVAAYFYVRVIVLMFFTDPPADAPEVVAPGGLTTAAVTVTAAVTLALGALPQPLLDLADRADLFLR
- a CDS encoding LysR family transcriptional regulator produces the protein MPTSLQLKSFVTVVDEGGFTAAGLRLGMPQPAVSRAVAALERELGLTLLVRGGGHPSLTEAGVRALPHAREALRHLTLLRTEAAAMAGEVTGTLSLASLPSVTTRLVASELRRFTDQHPAVTVRLLEGSEQEVRDWLDQGAAEAGVVSLPVKGLDSAVLGEQDMVAVLPADNRLAGWREVDYAELAKEPFILSTGGCAEVFMPVARRVGVDFDIAFEARNMSAVLQMVHAGLGVSILPSAGLPELPSGVVVRPLTPRTVRHLGVAVSASASPPARAFLQQIAALER
- a CDS encoding SDR family oxidoreductase; its protein translation is MSPRRVLITGASKGIGRAVADRVAAAGNIPVGLARTRPATFPGEFHEVDLADRAATADVLAAVIESGPLDAVVNNVGFVRFGRIGSIDLDHLFDTYDLNVRVAVQVVQAALPGMLATGWGRIVNVTSLTTLGTPERTPYAAAKAALEACTRIWAAELAGTGITVNAVAPGPTETAMYRERSPIGSEREIRFLQSIPLGRVGEPREIAHAISALLDEDAGYITGQVIRVDGGGSLAA
- a CDS encoding NADH-quinone oxidoreductase subunit M; protein product: MLAPSRVLAKWVALVVSVLALTVTGVVAVGFDPTGEQFQFVESRRWIPSFGTGYILGVDGIALALIALTAVLVPILIVAGWNDADGAPQRRSVHTYLALTLVVEGMVFMSLVALDVLLFYVFFEAMLIPMYFLIGGFGGDRAASSKAAVKFLLYNLFGGLIMLAAVIGLYVTTAGSDAFAGGTFDFRAIVAAVSAGDFVVNPAVLNLMFAGFMFAFAVKAPLWPLHRWLPDAAVEATPASAVLMMAVMDKVGTFGMLRYCLQLFPDAATLFRPLIITLAVVGIVYGAVVAIGQTDVMRLIAYTSISHFGFIILGIFVMTSQGQSGSALYMVNHGISTAALFLIAGFLVSRRGSRLIASYGGVQKVAPVLAGTFLVAGLATLSLPGLAPFISEFLVLIGTFTRYPVLAVLAATALVLSAIYVLWMYQRMMTGPVTDGNERLRDLVPRELAVVVPLIVLLLVLGVYPKPALDVIDPAVGHTLTTIDQRDPAPTLADGEGAAP
- the nuoK gene encoding NADH-quinone oxidoreductase subunit NuoK, which gives rise to MNPDNYLYLSALLFTIGAAGVLLRRNVIVVFMCVELMLNAGNLAFVAFSRMHGQLDGQVVAFFTMVVAACEVVIGLAIIMTIYRTRRSASVDDANLLRH
- a CDS encoding NADH-quinone oxidoreductase subunit J — translated: MSADLVMLAADGAVRTSTSEAVVFWIVGGIALLGAVGVVAATKAVYSAIFLAGTMIALAVLYIAQEALFLGVVQVVVYTGAVMMLFLFVLMLVGVDSSESLVETIRGQRIAAIVVGIGFGVLLIAGIGTVSVAGFAGLPDANSGGNVEGLAELIFTRYLWAFELTGALLITAALGAMVLAHRERFEHRKTQRELSVERFRNGGRPTPMPNPGVYARHNAVDMPGRLPDGSGATSSVSTILHPREVPPSANGRNGRS
- a CDS encoding enoyl-CoA hydratase, with product MTSLVLVADQGPVRLLTMNRPDARNALSRDLIRALYTALSEADDDEAVRAVVLTGTDPAFCAGVDLKEAARDGARYFAEFRTQSCIARVAEMRTPIIGAVNGAVFTGGLEMALGCDFLIASQRAVFADTHARVGILPGGGMTARLPQVVGAAMARRLSMTGEVVDAARAERIGLVTEVVAHDRLLDRAIDLAGQIAEIPSATMAGLKEIYRRGTDAVISPALAAEQDIAGSQTRDFSELGARFDSVTARNRAQIDR
- a CDS encoding TIGR03619 family F420-dependent LLM class oxidoreductase, with product MSSATMNLGLRLPQRLGVDLRHDVVDAARTAEAAGYASVWTYERLLFPEKPVEPYVEQPNVPWPEHSRQAADPLAVLTAAAVATEKVRLGVALLVAALHTPVQLAKALATVDQISGGRVIAGMGTGWSTDEFRAAGAARADRARFLDETLDVFGAVWGPDPVTFCSPRVVIDNAAVLPKPVSTIPVLLGGGARAGSKALRRIAERADGWLPVLSTPGKAGAAELRAGWERIREAAAEYGRDPSRMTMVVVGNVTFTDRPAGADRPAFVGSLDQIMDDIAAAAEAGADELIVDLNLQDWFTSTPQMLETAVEIRERVAAW
- the nuoL gene encoding NADH-quinone oxidoreductase subunit L; the protein is MTVWLLIALPLAGAVVLLLAGHRSDRWGHLLGTAAAVASFVVGAALFAGMLGRPAEDRAVHETLFSWVPVGALQVDFGLQLDQLSMCFVLLITGVGSLIHIYSIGYMADDPGRRRFFAYLNLFLAAMLLLVLADNYLGLYLGWEGVGLASYLLIGFWSHKPSAATAAKKAFVVNRVGDMGLAIALMIMFATVGSVSFAGVFGAAAELGEGTLTAIGLLLLLGACGKSAQVPLQSWLGDAMEGPTPVSALIHAATMVTAGVYLIVRSGPVFDLAPTAQLAVVIVGTVTLLFGAIIGCAKDDIKKALAASTMSQIGYMVLAAGLGPAGYAFAIMHLLTHGFFKAGLFLGAGSVMHAMNDEVNMRRYGGLRKALPITFATFGLGYLAIIGVPPLAGFFSKDGIIEAALGAGGVKGWVLGGAAILGAGITAFYMTRVMLMTFFGEKRWAAGASPHEAPVVMTAPMVVLAVGSVASGGLLAIGGTLSHWLEPVVGTHEEAHAVPVVVATVLILSVVAVGIAIAYRMYATRPIPAEVPAGSALTVAARRDLYGDAVNEKVFMRPGQALTAAVVRVDDTAVDGAATGLAALVSRASNGMRRLQTGFARSYALGMFGGAALVVAAILAVNLW